A genome region from Clostridium sp. JN-9 includes the following:
- a CDS encoding TM1266 family iron-only hydrogenase system putative regulator: MEKRVGVIGIVVEDLNSSSNVNNILHNFSDIIIGRMGIPYKERGISVISIIVDGTTDEISALTGKLGKVIGVNVKSAITKL, from the coding sequence ATGGAAAAAAGGGTAGGAGTAATTGGAATAGTTGTTGAAGATCTAAATAGTTCTTCCAATGTAAATAATATTCTTCATAACTTTTCAGATATAATAATTGGAAGAATGGGAATACCATATAAAGAAAGAGGCATTTCTGTAATATCTATAATTGTAGATGGAACTACAGATGAAATAAGTGCCTTAACTGGAAAACTTGGAAAAGTTATTGGGGTTAATGTTAAATCAGCAATAACAAAATTATAA
- a CDS encoding dUTP diphosphatase, whose amino-acid sequence MNLEKLFSMQKILDEHIRNQHNLQGQSLLAKKMLALQVELGELANETRCFKYWSNKKPSEKDVILEEYVDCLHFILTIGIEINFTDIKLEPRSLECSITDQFINLFIDINDFIVCSSKDHYITLFEDFLTLGSSLNFSNDDIENAYISKNTINHERQNQGY is encoded by the coding sequence ATGAACCTGGAAAAATTGTTTTCTATGCAGAAAATATTAGATGAACATATTAGAAATCAGCACAACTTACAGGGTCAATCTCTCCTTGCAAAAAAAATGTTAGCCTTACAAGTTGAGTTAGGTGAACTAGCTAATGAAACCCGTTGCTTTAAATATTGGAGTAATAAAAAGCCTTCTGAAAAAGATGTTATTCTGGAAGAATATGTTGATTGTCTTCATTTTATTTTAACTATTGGTATTGAAATTAATTTTACAGACATTAAGTTAGAACCAAGATCTTTAGAATGCAGCATTACTGATCAATTTATTAATTTATTTATTGATATAAATGATTTTATCGTATGTTCCTCAAAGGATCATTACATAACATTATTTGAGGACTTTTTGACTCTTGGAAGTAGTCTGAATTTTTCCAATGATGATATTGAAAATGCTTATATCTCTAAGAATACAATAAATCATGAAAGACAAAATCAAGGATATTAA
- a CDS encoding DMT family transporter, which produces MFGIICSIIAGISMSFQGVFNTRLGDKIGIWETNSIVQGSGLLITLSILLIFGNGNFKNVKSVNKLYLLGGALGVVIIYTVMIGIKCLGPTYSISTILVAQLATAAIIDAFGLFESEIIKFDITKLIGVGIMIAGIVIFKWKG; this is translated from the coding sequence ATGTTTGGTATTATATGTTCTATAATTGCTGGAATTTCTATGAGTTTTCAGGGAGTTTTTAATACAAGATTAGGGGATAAAATTGGCATTTGGGAAACTAATTCCATTGTTCAGGGCAGTGGTTTATTAATTACATTATCAATATTGCTTATATTTGGCAACGGTAACTTTAAGAATGTAAAATCAGTAAATAAATTGTACCTCCTTGGTGGTGCTTTAGGAGTAGTGATAATTTATACTGTAATGATAGGGATTAAATGTCTTGGACCAACTTATTCTATTTCTACAATATTAGTTGCACAATTAGCAACGGCTGCAATTATAGATGCATTTGGATTATTTGAATCAGAAATAATAAAATTTGACATTACCAAACTTATTGGTGTAGGAATAATGATAGCTGGTATTGTAATTTTTAAATGGAAAGGGTAA
- a CDS encoding selenium metabolism-associated LysR family transcriptional regulator yields the protein MDFKQLEAFINVAKHKSFSKAANCVFLSQPAVSSHISTLERELNVQLFDRTSKEVLLTPAGESFLNFAVDILNTRDKAISDISSFNTTINGKLRLAASTTPCNTILPMLIKSFQKLYSDVSFSVTELSSREIVNEIIKFDCEIGIVGNGVKDDKIKCYRLLEDNLVLISSPEFNIPEEISLESLLKYRFILRENGSATRKTFEDALYKNNMDISMLNVCCEVNNQDTLFQFVKNGIGISIVSDAVYNSYLNLDCIKKSKIKDIVLKRYIYLIISSKRTLTPTAKAFFNLCKKTYEFDK from the coding sequence ATGGACTTTAAACAATTAGAAGCATTTATTAATGTTGCAAAGCATAAAAGTTTTTCAAAAGCAGCAAATTGCGTGTTTTTATCTCAGCCTGCTGTAAGTTCACATATAAGTACTTTAGAGAGGGAACTTAATGTGCAGCTTTTTGACAGGACATCAAAGGAAGTACTATTAACACCAGCAGGGGAATCCTTTCTAAACTTTGCAGTTGATATATTAAATACCCGTGATAAAGCTATATCGGATATCTCTAGTTTTAATACTACCATTAATGGTAAATTAAGATTAGCAGCAAGCACAACCCCCTGTAATACAATTTTACCAATGCTTATTAAAAGCTTTCAAAAATTATACTCAGATGTATCTTTCTCAGTAACAGAACTTAGTTCAAGGGAAATTGTAAATGAAATAATAAAGTTTGATTGTGAAATTGGCATTGTGGGTAATGGTGTAAAGGATGACAAAATTAAATGCTATAGACTTTTAGAGGACAATTTAGTTCTCATTTCAAGTCCGGAATTTAATATTCCAGAGGAAATCAGCCTGGAATCACTTCTTAAATATAGATTTATTTTAAGAGAGAATGGCTCTGCAACCAGGAAAACCTTTGAAGATGCTCTTTATAAAAATAATATGGACATAAGTATGTTAAATGTCTGTTGTGAAGTAAATAATCAGGATACATTATTTCAGTTTGTTAAAAACGGTATTGGTATTTCCATAGTTTCGGATGCAGTTTATAATAGCTATTTAAACTTAGACTGTATAAAAAAAAGTAAGATAAAAGATATTGTTTTAAAAAGATATATTTATTTAATTATTAGTTCTAAAAGGACTCTCACTCCTACGGCTAAGGCATTTTTCAACCTTTGTAAAAAAACCTATGAATTTGATAAGTAA
- a CDS encoding S8 family serine peptidase produces the protein MFLNLNRLDQPLKASIASNSYKTYRVIIQCSAMTEHIEKKIKSYRGIVLYCLSYINCIAAIISPSAVKRLLEFPYVKHIFLDEYAFLCGSSVSSLNRVNFQTASKLTGKGVTIGLIDTGTYPHADLIYPKNKIIKFTDNINNLRYPYDDNGHGTFISGIIAGSGKLSSGMYKGIAVNSNIYSIKAFNSIGRGFISDILYSMEFLLNDSSSYNIKIITLPFELTGHNINIVSLFNKYFQIAKNNNIVIVVPAGHNGNTQCSIQGIAALDNCITVGGLDTTSDKISAYKYSSCGPLGKLNKPDLSAACVNICSLNTNANFVSERNGRKLYPLALSSNYTTYSGTSCAAAYISGICALLFERNPELTFNDILSILTASCNLMDIPKWLQGSGIVDVNRLFS, from the coding sequence ATGTTTTTAAACCTAAACAGATTGGATCAGCCATTAAAAGCTTCAATAGCCTCAAATTCATATAAAACCTATAGAGTTATAATTCAATGTAGTGCTATGACCGAACATATAGAAAAAAAAATCAAATCTTACAGAGGCATTGTTCTCTATTGCCTTAGTTATATTAATTGTATAGCTGCTATTATTTCACCTTCAGCAGTTAAACGATTATTGGAGTTTCCCTATGTTAAGCATATATTTTTAGATGAGTATGCCTTTTTGTGCGGCAGCAGTGTTTCTTCCTTGAACAGAGTTAACTTTCAAACTGCTAGCAAGCTTACTGGTAAGGGTGTCACCATTGGATTAATAGATACTGGTACTTATCCTCATGCAGACCTTATATATCCAAAAAATAAAATAATTAAATTTACGGATAATATAAATAATTTAAGGTACCCATATGATGATAACGGACATGGTACCTTCATAAGCGGTATTATTGCAGGTAGTGGAAAATTATCAAGTGGAATGTATAAAGGAATCGCAGTAAACTCCAATATTTACAGCATAAAAGCCTTTAACAGTATAGGAAGGGGCTTTATTTCAGACATATTATATTCAATGGAATTCCTTTTAAATGACAGCAGCAGCTATAATATTAAAATAATAACACTTCCATTTGAATTAACAGGTCATAATATAAACATAGTTTCATTATTTAATAAGTACTTTCAGATAGCAAAGAATAATAATATTGTAATAGTTGTACCTGCTGGACATAATGGCAATACTCAATGTTCAATTCAAGGCATTGCGGCATTAGACAATTGTATTACTGTAGGCGGTTTGGATACTACATCAGATAAAATTTCTGCATATAAATACAGCTCCTGCGGTCCATTAGGTAAACTAAATAAGCCTGATTTATCAGCTGCCTGTGTAAATATATGCTCATTAAATACCAATGCAAATTTTGTTTCCGAAAGAAATGGGCGGAAGCTATATCCCTTGGCCTTAAGCAGCAATTATACTACCTATAGCGGTACTTCATGTGCTGCTGCCTATATAAGCGGAATATGTGCACTGCTTTTTGAAAGAAATCCTGAATTAACATTTAATGATATTTTGTCAATACTTACAGCATCCTGTAATCTAATGGATATTCCAAAGTGGCTTCAAGGCTCCGGTATAGTTGACGTAAATAGATTATTTTCATAA
- a CDS encoding ferritin: MLSEKLLDAVNDQINYEIYSANIYLAMQAYCADKNLDGFANFFKVQIQEETFHSNKLFDFVNQMNGRVIIGAIEAPKNNFESILDVFKSAYEHEKIVTKRIYNLTDIASEEREHATISLLKWFIDEQVEEENTFSTIIKKLERIGNDSAGLYMLDTELAARVYTPPVIA, encoded by the coding sequence ATGTTAAGTGAAAAACTTTTAGATGCTGTAAATGATCAAATTAATTATGAAATTTATTCCGCTAACATATATCTGGCTATGCAGGCATATTGTGCCGATAAAAACTTAGATGGCTTTGCTAATTTCTTTAAAGTTCAAATTCAGGAGGAAACCTTTCATTCAAATAAACTTTTTGATTTTGTAAATCAAATGAATGGCAGAGTAATAATTGGGGCCATTGAAGCTCCCAAAAATAATTTTGAATCCATACTAGATGTTTTTAAATCTGCATATGAGCATGAAAAGATTGTTACCAAAAGAATTTATAACCTGACTGACATAGCATCAGAAGAAAGAGAACATGCCACTATAAGCTTATTAAAATGGTTTATTGATGAGCAGGTAGAGGAAGAAAACACATTTAGTACTATAATAAAAAAGCTTGAAAGAATAGGCAACGATTCAGCTGGTCTTTACATGCTTGATACAGAGTTAGCTGCCAGAGTATATACTCCACCTGTAATTGCTTAA
- a CDS encoding acetyl-CoA carboxylase carboxyltransferase subunit alpha, which yields MDNKKIRKSNSKNKIHLGAWEKLNIARLIERPTTLDYIEEIFDNFIELHGDRHFADDKCIVGGIATLNSMAVTIIGQQRGRNTKENIERNFGMPQPEGYRKALRLMKQAEKFKRPIICFVDTKGAYCGIGAEERGQGEAIARNLFEMSMLKTPIISIVIGEGGSGGALALAVADEVWMLENSIYSTLSPEGFASILWKDSSRAKEAAEVMKVTAENLKEYGIIDKILKEPRGGAHKAPKVMAAAIKHELIKSLAKLTEKPLDVLVQDRYNKFRNMGKFMEQ from the coding sequence ATGGATAATAAGAAAATCAGAAAATCAAACTCAAAAAATAAAATTCATTTAGGTGCTTGGGAAAAGCTGAATATTGCCAGATTAATAGAAAGACCTACAACTTTAGATTACATAGAAGAAATCTTTGATAATTTTATAGAACTTCATGGTGACAGACATTTTGCAGATGATAAATGTATTGTTGGAGGCATAGCCACATTAAATTCTATGGCAGTTACCATTATCGGTCAGCAAAGAGGCAGAAACACTAAAGAGAATATTGAGAGAAACTTTGGCATGCCGCAGCCAGAAGGGTATAGAAAGGCCCTTAGGCTCATGAAACAGGCAGAAAAGTTCAAAAGACCTATAATATGTTTTGTAGATACAAAAGGCGCATACTGCGGTATTGGTGCAGAGGAGAGAGGACAAGGAGAAGCCATTGCAAGAAATCTTTTCGAGATGTCCATGCTTAAAACCCCCATTATTTCTATAGTAATAGGAGAAGGAGGAAGCGGCGGGGCATTGGCCCTGGCTGTAGCTGATGAAGTGTGGATGCTTGAAAATTCAATATATTCTACATTGTCCCCTGAGGGCTTTGCAAGTATTTTATGGAAAGATTCTTCCAGAGCAAAGGAAGCAGCGGAAGTCATGAAGGTAACAGCAGAAAATTTAAAAGAATACGGCATAATAGATAAGATCCTTAAGGAACCAAGAGGGGGAGCACATAAGGCCCCAAAGGTTATGGCTGCTGCTATAAAACATGAACTCATTAAATCCTTAGCAAAGTTAACTGAAAAGCCTTTGGATGTGTTAGTTCAGGATAGATACAATAAATTTAGAAATATGGGAAAGTTTATGGAACAATAG
- the accD gene encoding acetyl-CoA carboxylase, carboxyltransferase subunit beta gives MLLKDLFKKEKYITVHPSVLNELNMPKDGSGPCIPDGMWVKCKKCGKIIYKKDLESNVMVCNHCGYHFRISAQERIELISDKDTFEEFDSNLETTNPINFNGYLDKIDKLKDYTGLKEAVVTGSCKINGNKAIICVMDSNFMMGSMGSVVGEKITRAFERAVELKLPVIVFTASGGARMQEGMFSLMQMAKTSAAVAKHSEAGLLYITVLTDPTTGGVTASFAMLGDIILAEPEALVGFAGKRVIEQTIRQELPEGFQKAEFLLEHGFIDKIVPRKQLKNALALFLAIHK, from the coding sequence ATGCTTTTGAAGGATTTATTTAAGAAGGAAAAGTATATTACTGTCCATCCCAGCGTATTAAATGAATTAAATATGCCTAAAGATGGCTCGGGGCCATGTATACCTGATGGTATGTGGGTTAAATGTAAAAAGTGCGGCAAGATTATATACAAAAAGGATCTGGAATCAAATGTTATGGTATGTAATCACTGTGGATATCATTTTAGGATTTCTGCTCAGGAGAGAATTGAATTAATATCTGATAAGGATACATTTGAAGAGTTTGATAGTAATCTGGAAACAACTAATCCAATAAACTTTAATGGATATCTGGATAAAATAGATAAATTAAAAGATTATACAGGATTAAAAGAAGCTGTTGTAACAGGCTCCTGTAAAATTAACGGCAATAAAGCTATTATTTGTGTAATGGATAGTAATTTTATGATGGGCAGCATGGGATCTGTAGTTGGCGAAAAGATAACAAGAGCTTTTGAAAGGGCTGTAGAGCTTAAGCTACCAGTAATAGTATTTACTGCATCAGGCGGTGCAAGAATGCAGGAAGGCATGTTTTCATTGATGCAGATGGCTAAAACCAGTGCTGCTGTTGCAAAGCATTCAGAAGCTGGATTATTATATATTACTGTACTTACTGATCCTACAACTGGTGGGGTTACTGCAAGCTTTGCCATGCTAGGCGATATTATATTAGCTGAGCCAGAAGCTTTAGTTGGATTTGCAGGAAAGAGAGTAATTGAACAGACCATAAGGCAGGAACTTCCAGAAGGATTTCAAAAGGCAGAATTTTTATTAGAACATGGATTTATTGATAAGATTGTTCCAAGAAAACAATTAAAAAATGCTTTAGCTTTATTTTTAGCTATTCATAAGTGA
- a CDS encoding acetyl-CoA carboxylase biotin carboxylase subunit, translated as MFRKILIANRGEIAVRIIRACQEMGIATVAVYSEADRDALHTQIADEAICIGPPSPKDSYLNIHNIISATVLSGAEAIHPGFGFLSENSKFADMCSECNITFIGPDSKTIDKMGNKSNARDMMIKAGVPVIPGSDGAVSSEEEALNTARKIGFPIVVKASAGGGGRGIRIVYSEEEFSKSFNTAKAEAKSAFGDDTMYVEKFIENPRHIEFQILADNFGNVIHLGERDCSMQRRNQKVLEESPSPVLTDELRVLMGNDAVKAAKAVNYKNTGTIEFLLDRSGSYYFMEMNTRVQVEHPITEMVTGVDIIKEQINIAAGEKLNYKQEDIKINGHSIECRINAEDPSKDFRPNPGKINNLHVPGGLGIRLDSAVYAGYSIPPYYDSMIAKLIVHGKDRKEAISKMKRALGEFVIDGLKTNIDFQYALINTKEFQSGNYDTGFIQKLMK; from the coding sequence GTGTTTAGGAAGATATTAATTGCTAATAGAGGAGAAATTGCTGTAAGAATAATAAGAGCCTGTCAGGAAATGGGTATTGCAACAGTAGCCGTGTATTCTGAAGCAGACAGAGATGCACTTCATACACAAATAGCAGATGAAGCTATCTGCATTGGACCGCCATCTCCAAAAGACAGCTATTTAAATATCCATAATATTATTAGTGCAACTGTATTAAGCGGTGCTGAGGCTATTCATCCTGGATTTGGCTTTTTATCAGAAAACAGTAAGTTTGCAGATATGTGTAGTGAATGTAATATAACATTTATAGGGCCGGATTCTAAAACCATAGATAAAATGGGGAATAAGTCCAATGCCAGGGATATGATGATTAAAGCTGGTGTACCAGTTATACCAGGATCGGATGGAGCAGTTTCCAGTGAAGAGGAAGCTCTTAATACAGCAAGAAAAATAGGCTTTCCTATAGTTGTTAAGGCATCTGCAGGCGGCGGAGGCAGAGGAATAAGAATAGTTTATTCAGAAGAAGAGTTTTCAAAATCATTTAATACTGCAAAAGCTGAGGCTAAGAGTGCCTTTGGAGATGACACCATGTATGTGGAAAAGTTTATTGAAAATCCAAGGCATATAGAATTTCAGATACTGGCAGACAATTTTGGCAATGTAATTCATTTAGGTGAAAGAGACTGTTCTATGCAGAGAAGAAATCAAAAGGTATTGGAGGAATCGCCATCTCCTGTATTAACAGATGAACTTAGAGTATTAATGGGAAATGATGCTGTTAAAGCAGCCAAAGCAGTTAATTATAAAAATACTGGCACAATAGAATTTCTGCTTGACAGATCTGGAAGTTATTATTTTATGGAAATGAACACAAGAGTTCAGGTTGAGCATCCTATAACTGAAATGGTTACTGGTGTGGATATAATAAAAGAGCAGATAAATATAGCAGCTGGAGAAAAACTCAATTACAAACAAGAGGATATAAAGATAAACGGGCATTCCATAGAATGCAGAATAAACGCTGAAGATCCCAGCAAGGACTTTAGGCCAAACCCAGGTAAAATAAATAACCTGCATGTACCAGGAGGGCTGGGCATCAGGCTTGACAGTGCAGTTTATGCGGGCTATTCAATTCCGCCTTATTATGATTCTATGATTGCAAAACTTATTGTACATGGTAAGGATAGGAAGGAAGCCATTAGCAAAATGAAAAGGGCCTTGGGGGAGTTTGTCATTGATGGCTTAAAAACCAATATAGATTTCCAATATGCACTTATTAATACAAAAGAATTTCAAAGCGGAAACTATGATACAGGGTTTATACAAAAGCTTATGAAGTAA
- the fabZ gene encoding 3-hydroxyacyl-ACP dehydratase FabZ: MEKKCLNINEIMKIIPHRYPFILVDKVEELEEGKRAVGYKNVTINEYFFQGHFPQEPVMPGVLIIEAMAQVGAVSMLSKEEYKGKIAYFAGINKAKFRKKVVPGDVLRLEVEIIKTKGPAGIGKGIATVDGKVVCQAELTFIIGQ; encoded by the coding sequence ATGGAAAAAAAGTGTTTAAATATAAATGAAATTATGAAGATTATTCCACATAGATACCCTTTTATTCTAGTAGATAAAGTAGAGGAATTAGAAGAAGGAAAAAGGGCAGTTGGATATAAAAATGTAACTATAAATGAGTATTTCTTTCAAGGACATTTTCCTCAGGAGCCAGTTATGCCAGGAGTCCTTATAATTGAAGCTATGGCACAGGTTGGAGCTGTATCCATGTTAAGCAAGGAAGAATATAAGGGTAAAATAGCCTACTTTGCAGGAATAAACAAAGCAAAATTTAGAAAAAAAGTAGTACCTGGTGATGTGTTAAGGCTGGAAGTTGAAATAATAAAAACAAAGGGCCCTGCAGGTATAGGAAAGGGAATTGCAACTGTAGATGGAAAAGTTGTATGCCAAGCTGAACTGACATTCATCATAGGACAATAA
- the accB gene encoding acetyl-CoA carboxylase biotin carboxyl carrier protein — translation MEFKELQGIINTMSESKLSSLEIQWEGVTIKMKKDDSETVHLKTIKAPEEHIKDSAESDAVEEINEAEVKSDENLYIVKSPIVGTFYTSPGEGKDSFVNVGDKVKKGQTLCIIEAMKLMNEIECEVDGEVTEVIAKNGEMVEYGENLIKIKQS, via the coding sequence ATGGAGTTTAAAGAATTACAGGGAATAATAAATACAATGAGTGAATCAAAACTTTCCTCACTGGAAATACAGTGGGAAGGTGTCACAATAAAAATGAAGAAAGATGACAGTGAAACTGTTCATTTGAAAACTATTAAAGCACCAGAAGAACACATTAAAGACAGTGCAGAATCTGATGCTGTGGAAGAAATAAATGAAGCAGAAGTAAAATCAGATGAAAATTTATATATAGTTAAGTCACCAATAGTTGGTACCTTCTACACTTCTCCAGGTGAAGGTAAGGATTCATTTGTAAATGTAGGAGATAAGGTAAAAAAGGGTCAGACACTGTGTATAATTGAAGCCATGAAGCTTATGAATGAGATAGAGTGTGAAGTAGATGGAGAAGTTACTGAAGTAATTGCAAAAAATGGCGAAATGGTAGAGTATGGCGAGAACTTAATAAAGATAAAACAAAGTTAA
- the fabF gene encoding beta-ketoacyl-ACP synthase II gives MERNRVVITGLGAITPLGNNPDEFWSNIKSGNTGIDFIKGFDTSDFKVKLAAEVKDFKPELYIEKKEIKRMDRFCQFAIAGAAQAFENSGLDLDSIDKERFGVIVGSGIGGIGTIEREEGNLLKKGPNKVHPLFIPMIISNMAAGNIAIKFGAKGMCTNVVTACATGTNCIGEAFHAIKNGLADIMIAGGTEASITPLSIAGFTQLTALTKSDDPKRASIPFDAERSGFVMGEGSGIVIVESLEHALKRKANILSEIVGYGSTCDAYHMTSPSPDGQGAARAMKIAIDEADISKEEVSYVNAHGTSTPVNDKFETIAIKKVFGDYAKNVPISSTKSMTGHLLGAAGAIEAIVCIKALQEGFIPPTVGYKVSDPDCDLDYVPNVGRQQDINYAMSNSLGFGGHNAVLLFKKWSE, from the coding sequence ATGGAAAGAAATAGAGTAGTAATTACAGGATTGGGAGCAATAACCCCACTAGGAAATAATCCAGATGAATTTTGGAGTAATATTAAAAGTGGTAATACAGGTATAGATTTTATAAAGGGATTCGATACTTCTGATTTCAAAGTAAAACTTGCTGCTGAGGTTAAAGACTTTAAGCCTGAGTTATATATTGAAAAGAAGGAAATTAAAAGAATGGACAGATTCTGCCAGTTTGCTATAGCTGGTGCAGCCCAGGCATTTGAGAACAGCGGACTTGATTTAGACAGTATTGATAAAGAAAGATTTGGCGTAATTGTGGGATCAGGAATTGGTGGTATAGGAACTATTGAAAGGGAAGAAGGAAATCTTTTGAAAAAAGGGCCAAATAAAGTACACCCTTTATTTATTCCTATGATTATTTCAAATATGGCTGCAGGTAATATAGCTATTAAATTTGGTGCCAAAGGAATGTGCACTAATGTTGTTACAGCTTGTGCCACAGGAACAAATTGTATTGGTGAGGCTTTCCATGCCATAAAAAACGGGCTGGCAGATATAATGATTGCAGGCGGTACTGAAGCATCAATTACACCTTTGTCAATAGCTGGATTTACTCAGCTTACAGCATTAACAAAAAGTGATGATCCTAAAAGAGCATCTATACCATTTGATGCAGAAAGATCTGGATTTGTTATGGGTGAGGGTTCTGGTATTGTTATTGTAGAATCCTTAGAGCATGCTTTGAAAAGAAAAGCTAACATTCTTTCTGAGATAGTAGGTTATGGCTCAACCTGCGATGCATATCATATGACATCGCCTTCACCAGATGGCCAGGGAGCAGCCAGAGCTATGAAAATTGCAATAGATGAAGCAGATATATCAAAAGAGGAAGTTTCATATGTTAATGCTCATGGCACAAGTACTCCTGTTAATGATAAATTTGAAACTATAGCTATAAAAAAAGTTTTTGGAGACTATGCAAAAAATGTACCCATTAGCTCTACAAAGTCAATGACAGGACATTTGCTTGGCGCTGCAGGGGCAATTGAGGCTATAGTATGTATTAAGGCATTACAGGAAGGATTTATTCCTCCAACAGTTGGATATAAAGTTAGTGATCCAGACTGTGATTTGGATTATGTACCTAATGTTGGCAGACAGCAGGATATAAACTACGCTATGTCCAATTCATTAGGCTTTGGCGGACATAATGCAGTTTTATTATTTAAAAAATGGAGTGAATAA
- the fabG gene encoding 3-oxoacyl-[acyl-carrier-protein] reductase, giving the protein MDNNHLFSLAGKCAVVTGASRGIGREIALTLARMGANLVVNYRNSIEAVESVINEIKQYGVEAVAVQGDVSSFEDSKNIIHTAAEAFGRIDILVNNAGITRDGLILRMKEQDFDSVIQTNLKGAFNCIRHASPIMLKQRSGKIINIASVVGITGNAGQANYSAAKAGIIGMTKSIAKELGGRGINVNAVAPGFIVTDMTDKLADKAKETISASIPLKRLGQPSDVANLVAFLASDSSNYITGQVINIDGGMVM; this is encoded by the coding sequence ATGGATAATAATCATCTTTTTTCCCTTGCTGGTAAATGCGCAGTAGTTACGGGGGCAAGTAGAGGAATAGGCAGAGAAATAGCATTGACTTTAGCTAGAATGGGAGCAAATCTGGTTGTGAATTATAGAAACAGCATAGAAGCTGTTGAAAGTGTAATAAATGAAATTAAACAGTATGGTGTGGAAGCAGTTGCTGTTCAAGGAGATGTAAGTTCTTTTGAAGATTCAAAAAATATAATCCACACTGCGGCTGAAGCTTTTGGAAGAATAGATATACTTGTGAACAATGCGGGGATAACAAGAGATGGATTGATCTTAAGAATGAAAGAGCAGGATTTTGATAGTGTTATACAAACAAATCTTAAAGGTGCCTTTAATTGTATAAGACATGCCAGCCCTATAATGTTGAAACAAAGATCAGGTAAGATTATAAATATTGCATCTGTGGTTGGTATAACTGGAAACGCAGGCCAGGCAAACTATAGTGCTGCAAAAGCAGGAATAATAGGCATGACTAAGTCTATTGCAAAGGAATTAGGAGGCAGGGGCATTAATGTAAATGCTGTAGCCCCTGGATTTATTGTTACAGATATGACTGATAAATTAGCAGATAAGGCTAAGGAAACAATAAGCGCTTCTATACCGCTGAAAAGATTAGGCCAGCCATCAGATGTAGCAAATTTAGTAGCTTTTTTAGCCAGCGATAGTTCAAATTATATTACAGGGCAGGTTATAAATATTGATGGCGGAATGGTTATGTAA